A single region of the Salvelinus sp. IW2-2015 linkage group LG20, ASM291031v2, whole genome shotgun sequence genome encodes:
- the cabp1b gene encoding calcium-binding protein 1b isoform X4, whose product MAQNGGNMHNVLGPACIFLRKGFAESRQADRELRPEEMDELREAFKEFDKDKDGFIGCKDLGNCMRTMGYMPTEMELIELSQQINMNLGGHVDFEDFVELMGPKLLAETADMIGVKELRDAFKEFDTNGDGQISTSELREAMKKLLGQQVGHRDLEDILRDIDLNGDGHVDFEEFVRMMSR is encoded by the exons ATGGCTCAGAATGGAGGCAACATGCACAACGTACTGGGGCCTGCCTGCATCTTTCTACGCAAGGGCTTCGCTGAGAGCCGGCAGGCT GATAGAGAGCTGAGGCCGGAGGAGATGGATG AGTTGCGCGAGGCTTTTAAAGAGTTTGACAAAGACAAAGATGGCTTCATTGGCTGTAAAGACCTAGGCAACTGCATGAGAACCATGGGCTACATGCCTACTGAGATGGAGCTGATAGAACTGAGCCAGCAGATCAACATGAACT TGGGAGGACATGTGGACTTTGAGGACTTTGTGGAGTTGATGGGGCCCAAACTTCTGGCTGAAACAGCAGATATGATCGGGGTCAAGGAGCTAAGGGATGCTTTCAAAGAG tttGACACAAATGGTGATGGCCAGATCAGCACATCGGAACTCAGAGAAGCAATGAAGAAACTTTTAGGTCAACAG GTTGGTCATAGAGACCTAGAGGACATCCTACGGGACATTGACCTGAATGGAGACGGCCATGTAGACTTTGAAG AGTTTGTGCGCATGATGTCTCGCTGA
- the cabp1b gene encoding calcium-binding protein 1b isoform X5 — protein sequence MEATCTTYWGLPASFYARASLRAGRLYDRELRPEEMDELREAFKEFDKDKDGFIGCKDLGNCMRTMGYMPTEMELIELSQQINMNLGGHVDFEDFVELMGPKLLAETADMIGVKELRDAFKEFDTNGDGQISTSELREAMKKLLGQQVGHRDLEDILRDIDLNGDGHVDFEEFVRMMSR from the exons ATGGAGGCAACATGCACAACGTACTGGGGCCTGCCTGCATCTTTCTACGCAAGGGCTTCGCTGAGAGCCGGCAGGCTGTAC GATAGAGAGCTGAGGCCGGAGGAGATGGATG AGTTGCGCGAGGCTTTTAAAGAGTTTGACAAAGACAAAGATGGCTTCATTGGCTGTAAAGACCTAGGCAACTGCATGAGAACCATGGGCTACATGCCTACTGAGATGGAGCTGATAGAACTGAGCCAGCAGATCAACATGAACT TGGGAGGACATGTGGACTTTGAGGACTTTGTGGAGTTGATGGGGCCCAAACTTCTGGCTGAAACAGCAGATATGATCGGGGTCAAGGAGCTAAGGGATGCTTTCAAAGAG tttGACACAAATGGTGATGGCCAGATCAGCACATCGGAACTCAGAGAAGCAATGAAGAAACTTTTAGGTCAACAG GTTGGTCATAGAGACCTAGAGGACATCCTACGGGACATTGACCTGAATGGAGACGGCCATGTAGACTTTGAAG AGTTTGTGCGCATGATGTCTCGCTGA
- the cabp1b gene encoding calcium-binding protein 1b isoform X6, giving the protein MDSKKKDRELRPEEMDELREAFKEFDKDKDGFIGCKDLGNCMRTMGYMPTEMELIELSQQINMNLGGHVDFEDFVELMGPKLLAETADMIGVKELRDAFKEFDTNGDGQISTSELREAMKKLLGQQVGHRDLEDILRDIDLNGDGHVDFEEFVRMMSR; this is encoded by the exons atggactcaaagaAGAAG GATAGAGAGCTGAGGCCGGAGGAGATGGATG AGTTGCGCGAGGCTTTTAAAGAGTTTGACAAAGACAAAGATGGCTTCATTGGCTGTAAAGACCTAGGCAACTGCATGAGAACCATGGGCTACATGCCTACTGAGATGGAGCTGATAGAACTGAGCCAGCAGATCAACATGAACT TGGGAGGACATGTGGACTTTGAGGACTTTGTGGAGTTGATGGGGCCCAAACTTCTGGCTGAAACAGCAGATATGATCGGGGTCAAGGAGCTAAGGGATGCTTTCAAAGAG tttGACACAAATGGTGATGGCCAGATCAGCACATCGGAACTCAGAGAAGCAATGAAGAAACTTTTAGGTCAACAG GTTGGTCATAGAGACCTAGAGGACATCCTACGGGACATTGACCTGAATGGAGACGGCCATGTAGACTTTGAAG AGTTTGTGCGCATGATGTCTCGCTGA